AGGTAGGCGCCCGGGGCCAGCTCGCCCTCGGTGTGCACGAACACCTCGACGTTGACCTTCTCGCCGCGCTTCACGAGAAGAAGGTCGACGTGGTCGAGGAAGCCCTTGATCGCGTCGCGCTGCACGGCCTTCGGGATGGCCAGCTGGGTCTTGCCGTCGATGTCCAGGCTGAGCAGGACGTTCGGGGTACGCAGCGCGAGCTGGAGCTCGTGGCCCGGCAGCGTGATGTGCACCGGGTCGGCACCGTGGCCGTAGACCACGGCGGGAACCTTGCTGGCGCGACGGATGCGGCGGGCGGCGCCCTTGCCGAACTCGGTGCGGGTCTCGGCTGCGAGCTTGACCTCGGCCATGTTCACTCCTCGTGGAACTGGGAAAAGTTGGTCACCAGTCACCCGGCCAAACCATCGGCCTGCTACGAAGAGCGCGTCGATAACGGACCGCCGTACACACGTGCGGAACACGTGTACGGCCTCCCTCGCCGAGCAACTTGGACAGTTTACGCAGCGGGAAGGCCGTACACGAAATCGATCTGTCCGGAACTAGAGAAGAACCGTCACTGCTCGTCGAACAGGCTCGTCACCGAACCGTCCTGGAACACCTCACGCACCGCGTTCGCGATCGTCGGCGCGATCGACAGGACGGTGATCTTGTCGACCTCCAGCTCACCCGGCGTCGGCAGGGTGTTCGTGAAGATGAACTCGCTGACCTTGGAGTTCTTCAGGCGGTCGGCCGCCGGACCCGACAGCACACCGTGCGTCGCGGTCACGATGACATCCTCGGCGCCGTGCGCGAACAGCGCGTCGGCCGCCGCGCAGATCGTGCCGCCCGTGTCGATCATGTCGTCGACCAGCACGCAGACGCGGCCCTTGACCTCGCCCACGACCTCGTGGACCGTCACCTGGTTCGCCACGTCCTTGTCGCGCCGCTTGTGCACGATCGCCAGCGGCGCACCCAGCCGGTCGCACCAGCGGTCCGCGACCCGCACCCGGCCCGCGTCCGGGGACACGACGGTCAGCTTCTCGCGGTCCACCTTGCTGCCCACGTAGTCGGCGAGCAGCGGCAGCGCGAAGAGGTGGTCCACCGGGCCGTCGAAGAAACCCTGGATCTGGTCCGTGTGGAGATCGACCGTCAGGATCCGGTGGGCGCCCGCGGTCTTCATCAGGTCCGCGATCAGACGGGCCGAGATCGGCTCCCGCCCGCGGTGCTTCTTGTCCTGACGGGCATAGCCGTAGAACGGCACGATCACGGTGATCGAACGGGCCGACGCGCGCTTCAGGGCGTCGATCATGATCAGCTGTTCCATGATCCACTTGTTGATCGGAGCCGTGTGGCTCTGGATCAGGAAGCAGTCCGCGCCACGCGCCGACTCCTGGTACCGCACATAGATCTCGCCGTTGGCGAAATCGAAGGCCTTCGTCGGGACGACCCCGACACCCAGCTGGTGGGCGACCTCCTCGGCAAGCTCGGGGTGGGCGCGGCCGGAGAAGAACATCATCTTCTTCTCGCCGGTCGTCTTGATCCCGGTCACAGCACTGTCTCCTCAGAGGTGTCTCAGCTGGATGTCGAGAAACCTCGCCGCTGGGCGCGACGCGGCCGTCTCAGCTGGTGGGGTGCGGGTGTGCACTTATCACGGTACGCCGTGTTCGACGTGCCCGTTTCCGGTCAGCTTTCGCCTTCGGCCTGGCGAGAGGCCGCCTCGGCCGCCTTCGCGGCCGCGCTGCCCGGACGCTTGCGGGCCACCCAGCCCTCGATATTCCGCTGCTGACCACGGGCCACGGCCAGCGAACCGGGCGGCACGTCCTTCGTGATCACGGACCCGGCAGCGGTGTACGCGCCGTCCCCGACCGTGACGGGAGCCACAAACATGTTGTCCGAACCCGTCTTGCAGTGTGAGCCGACGGTCGTGTGGTGCTTGCTCTCCCCGTCGTAGTTGACGAAGACGCTCGCCGCGCCGATGTTGCTGTACTCGCCGATCGTCGCGTCACCGACGTACGACAGGTGCGGGATCTTCGTCCCTTCGCCGATCGAGGCGTTCTTGGTCTCCACGTAGGTGCCGATCTTGCCCTTCGCCCCCAGCCGCGTGCCGGGACGCAGATACGCGTAGGGCCCCACCTTCGCGTCCGCGCCGATGCGGGCGCCGTCGGAGACGGTGTTGTCCACCCGGGCTCCCGCGCCCACCACGGTGTCCTTCAGCCGGCTGTTCGGACCGACCTCGGCGCCCTCGCCGAGGTGGGTGGCGCCCAGCAGCTGCGTGCCCGGCTGCACGACCGCGTCCTGCTCGAACGTGACGGTGACGTCGACCCAGGTCGTCGCGGGGTCGATCACGGTCACGCCCGACAGCATCGCGGCCGTCAGCAGCCGCTCGTTGAGGATCCGGCGGGCCTCGCTCAGCTGTACCCGGTTGTTGATCCCGGCGATCTCCCGGTGATCGGCGGCGACCGACGCGCCCACCCGGTGACCGGCCTCGCGCAGGATCCCGAGGACGTCGGTCAGGTACTCCTCGCCCTGGCTGTTGTCCGTACGGACCTTCTTCAGGGCGTCCGCCAGCAGCTGCCCGTCGAACGCGAACACCCCGGAGTTGATCTCACGGACCGCCAGCACCGCCTCGGAGGCGTCCTTGTGCTCCACGATCGCGGTGACGGCGCCCGAGGCGTCGTCGCGCACGATCCGCCCGTAGCCCGTCGCGTCCGGCACCTCGGCCGTCAGCACGGTGACGGCGTTGCCGTCCGCGTGGTGCGTGGCGGCGAGCTGCACCAGGGTCGCGCCGGTCAGCAGCGGGGTGTCGCCGCAGACGACGACCACCGTCCCGTCGACACCGCCGCCGAGCTGCTCCAGCCCCATCCGGACGGCGTGCCCGGTGCCGTTCTGCTCCTCCTGCACCGCGGTACGCACCCGCGGGTCGATCTCGCTCAGATGCGCGGTGACCTTCTCGCGCGCGTGCCCTACGACGACGACCAGGTTCTCGGGGTCCAGTTCACGGGCCGCGGCCAGCACATGTCCCACGAGGGAGCGGCCGCTGATCTCGTGCAGGACCTTCGGTATGGCCGACTTCATACGGGTGCCCTCACCCGCTGCGAGAACGACGACGGCTGCCGGGCGATTGGCGCTCACGGAAGTTGCCCTTCGGCTGTGGAGTGGGGTGGGACACCCGAAGGATACCGGGGCGTTTCCTGGGGGACATGGGAGCGGGCCCCGACCTTGCGGTCAGGGCCCGATTCGTGTAGAGCTCCCCCGCCAGGACTCGAACCCGGACATATGGCACCAAAAGCCACAGTGCTGCCAATTACACCACAGGGGAACAATATCGGCTTAACCGGACATTCAGTCAGGCTGCCGAACGGCACCTCCTACTATGCCGTACCGCCGGCCTTCGACGCGACGGTGTGGGTCGGCGGTACGGAGCGCGGCACCCGGGGGCAACCGTGGTGCCCCGGGCCGACATTGGCGCGGTTTGTTTTGCGTTTTGCGGTTGTGTCCCCTGAGATGCGGATTCCCGTCCGTTTCGGGGCTGTTCGGTTACGGAGTGTGGTGTGGGGCGGTCGCGGAAAGTCGCCGGAAAAGCCGGGGGGCGCGCCCGTAGGCTGGAGGCATGACCACGACGGGGGAAGAGGACACGGCGGCCCGGGGAGGGCCGCTGTGGTGGCCCAGACGGCGGAGCGCGGCGTTCGACTGGAGCCTGGGGCTCGTGTCAGCCGTGGAGTGCGCGGTGGAGGGGGTTCCGTTCGCGCGGGACGCCGGGATCCCGCCCGGGGTGGGGGTGGTGTTCGGGCTGCTCGCCGGTTCCGTGCTGGTGGTGCGGAGGAAGTGGCCCATCGCCGTGGTGCTGGTGTCGATCGCGATCACCCCGGCCCAGATGGGTTACCTGATGGGCATCGTGGGGTTGTACACCCTCGCGGCGTCGGAGCTGCCCCGGCGGATCATCGCCTCGCTCGCCGGGATGCAGTTGGTGGGCACGCTGATCGTGACGTTCGTGCGGGTGCGTCAGAGCATGGACCAGGGCCGGCTGACCATCGGCGACTGGTTCATCCCGTTCGCCGCCATCACGACCTCGCTCGGCCTCACCGCGCCGCCGCTGCTGCTCGGTCTGTACGTCGGTGCCAGGCGGCGGCTCATGGAGAGCCTGCGGGAACGGGCGGACAGCCTGGAGCGGGAGTTGCAGCTGCTCGCGGAGCGGGCGGAGGAGCGGGCGGAGTGGGCGCGCGGCGAGGAGCGGACGCGGATCGCGCGCGAGATGCACGACGTGGTCGCGCACCGGGTGAGTCTGATGGTCGTGCATGCCGCGGCGTTGCAGGCCGTCGCGCGCAAGGACCCCGAGAAGGCGGTGCGCAACGCGGCGCTGGTGGGGGACATGGGGCGGCAGGCGTTGACGGAGCTGCGGGAGATGCTCGGGGTGCTGCGCAGTGGTGGTGCGGGGGAGCGGTCGGCCTCCGCGCCGTTCGTGGCGGTGGGGGTGGCCGCGGCCGTGGTGGTGGAGGAGGGCGAGGGGCCGTGTCTGTCGGAACTCGATGAGCTGGTGGGACAGTCGGCGGCTGCGGGGATGGTGGTGGAGCTGTTGGTGGAGGGGGAGGTGAGGCCGTACGCGCCGGAGGTGGAGCAGACGGCCTACCGGGTGGTGCAGGAGGCGCTGACGAACGTGCACAAGCATGCGGGGGGCGCCAAGACGCATGTGCGGCTGGCGCATCGGGAGGGGGAGATCGCGATGCAGGTGGAGAACGGGGCGCCGCCGGAGTCGGGGCCGGCGTCGGCGCGGCTGCCGTCGGGGGGCAACGGCCTGGTGGGGATGAAGGAGCGGGTGGTGGCGCTGGGCGGGGTGTTCGTGTCGGGCCCCACCGAGGCGGGGGGTTTCCGGGTGTCGGCGGTCATCCCGGCGTCGTAGGCGTCGTAGGCGCGGGTGGCCGGGGCAGGCGGGGCCGGGCTGGGGGATTGTGCGGGCCGGTCAGTCGGCCGTCAGGCGGACCGGCTCGATGCCGGCGGTGAGCGCGCCGAGGGCCTGGTCGATGTCGGGGCCGAGGTACCAGTCGCCGGTGTGGTCGAGGGCGTAGACGCGGCCTTCGGCGTCGATGGCGAGGAGGCCCTGGCTGTCGGTCTCGGCGCCGAGGGGGGCCACGTCGGTGTCGAGGGCGCGGCCGAGGTCGACCAGGGTGCGGGCCAGGTGGAGGCCGTGGAGGGGGTCGAGGTGGAGCGTGGTGGGGGCCACCTGGCGGCCGGGCCCGGCGGGTGTGATCGTGAGGCCGCCGAATTCGGCCCAGGCCTCGACGGCGGCGGGGAACACGGCATGACGGTGGCCGGCCGGCGAGGTGTGTTCGCGCAGGGTGTCGGCCCAGATCTCGGCCTGTTTGATGTCCCAGCGTCCGGGTTGCCAGCCCGCGGCGCGCAGAGCGGCGTCGACGGGGACGGGGAAGCGGGTGGTGGACGTGCGGTCGGGGTGCATCGGCCCTTCGTTCGTCGAGCTGGTGGTGCGGGGCCCGGTGGGGCCGTCGTGCTGTCGTGCGGCGCCCGATGGGGCCGTCGTGGTGATGTGCGGGTGCGGGTGCGGGACGGCGGTCAGTCGTCCGTCGGGGACGGTTCGACGATGCGGACGCCGAAGTGTGCGCTGAGGGCCGTGCAGGCGCGGCAGGGGGTGGCGAAGCTGCCGTGCAGGGGGTCGCCGTCCTCGCGGATGCGGCGGGTGGTGAGCTTGGCCTGCTTGAGGGTCTTGCGGGCTTCGCCGTTGGTCATGGGGCGTCGTGCGGCGCGTCTGCTGCGGGCGGCGTCGGCCGCGGTGAGGTGGCGGGAGATGAGGAGCGCCTCGGCGCAGCGGCCGGTGAAGCGGTCGCGCTGGGCGCTGGTGAGGGTGTCGAGGAAGTCCTGGACGAGGGGGTGCAGGGACGGCGGCTGGTCGCCGCGCGCGGCGGTGCTGGTGAGGGTGGCGCCGCGGACGGAGAGGGCGGCGGCGACGGTGGGGAGTATGCCGTCGCGGCGGTGGCGCAGGGTGGGTGCGTGGGGGGCCTCGGTGGCGGACCAGCCGATGCGCGGGTCGCCGGACGGACCGGTGCGCGGGTCGCCGGCCGGGCCGCTCTCGTAGGCCGCCGTGCCGCCGGTGCGCAGGCTTTCCGACCTGCCGGTGTGTGACCCCGTCTGTGTCGCGTTCATGATCATCTTCCCCTCCGTGCATCCCCCGGAGGTCACAGGGTGCCAAATGGCGTGGCCGGTGCGGAAGCTGGGGCGCTGCGACACGCCCGGGTTTGGGCGGGCAGTCACGGCAGGGTGACGGCTGGTCACGGAAGCGGAGGGCCGGTGACCCCTGTCGTCGTACCGCATAGGCTGTCGGCACCGTCGGCGCGCGGTTGACGCGCGTTGGAGATTGTTGGAGACAGTCGATACGGGGCGTGGTGGGTGGGTCCGGAAGCGGAACCGGCCGCTGCGGGCCGTACAGAGTGCCGCAGGGGGCAACCGCCATGACGACAGGTCGGCTCGGGCAGCAGGCCGCGCCACCGAACGCGGCTTACGCCGGGCAGGTCGTGCATTTCCCGGACCCGGTCCGGGCGGCACGGCACCCGAGGGGCGTTCGGATGGACGAGCGGGGCTTCCCGGACTTCTCGCCGTATGCGCGTGCCGCCGCGGAGATCGCGGATCCGCCGGAGGGTTTCGGCGTGGACGAGCTGCGGCTGACGGACTACGTGTCGGCGAACGCGGCCCTGGCGGCTTCGGGTCACACGTTGTGGGACACGGTCCCGAGCGTGGCGACGCCGCACGGCTGGACATGGCACCACGTGGTGGGCTCCCGGCGCCTCGAACTGGTTCCCGTCGAGGTGAAGGCGTTGCTGCGGCACCACGGCGGGGTCTCGTCGGCGGTGGTGGACCAGTCGAAGCGGGGAACACGGCCGTTGCAGGAGACGCGTCCGGCGCACTTCGGGCTGCCGAAGTCGGGTGTGGCCGTGACGGAGCAGCAGGTCCAGGGCGTCGAGGAGGACCTCGGATACCGGCTTCCGGGGGCCTACCGTTCGTTCCTGAAGGCGGCGGGCGGCTGTGCGCCGGTGGGCGCGGCGTTGGACGCGGAGCTCGGACTCCTCGTCGACCAGCCGTTCTTCACCGTGCGGGACGAGGCCGCGGTCAACGACCTGGTGTACGTGAACAAGTGTCTTCGTGATCATCTGACGAAGGACTACCTGGGCGTCGGCTTCGTGCAGGGCGGGCTGCTGGCCGTGAAGGTGCGGGGCGAGCGGGCCGGTTCGGTGTGGTTCTGCGCGTACGACGACGTGCGGGACGTGGACCCGGGGTGGTCGCCGGCCCAGCGCATGGAGCGGTTGCTGCTGCCGTGCGGTGAGGACTTCGACGTCTTCCTGTCGAGGCTGGCCGGTAATCCGCCGGAGTTGGCGACGGTGGCGAATCTGATGGTGGACGGCGGCTTCGCGCGTGCCGTGCCGGTGGCCGCGGCGTCCTCGGCGTCCGCGGCGGGGGAGTGAGCTGGACGATGGTGACGTTCGCGCAGGCGCAGGAGCGCGCCGAAGAGTGGATCAACGGGGATGTGCCGGCGTACCAGCATCGCGAGGTGCGGGTGCGGGAGTTCGAGCTCGGGTTCGTGGTCTGGGCCGAGGACCGCGCGGAGGGCCCCCGTTCGGACGGGGGCGCGCAGCGACTGGTGATCGCCCGGGACAGCGGGGAGGCCACCTTGTGGCCGGGGGTGCCGGTGGGCGAGGTGATCCGCCGGTACGAGGAGGAGTACGGCCGTCCCGACGGCCCTGCCGACGCGGTGCCGGCGCCCGCGGCACGGGTGGATCTGAATCAGACGTCGTTCCTGTTGTCGCCGCCGGAGTGGTTGCAGGAGGCGGCGGACAAGCTGGGGATCGCGGATCGGCGGGGCTCCGGTCCCGGGAACGGCGAGGCATCCGGCGAGGCCGCTTCGGGGAACGGCGAGGCGCCTTCGGACGCTGCCCCGGTGCCGGGGCGGGCGTCGGGGCCGGAGGCGCCCTCGGGGGCGTCCTCCGCTTCGGGTCCCGCGTCGGGTGCGGGTGTGTCCTCCGGTGGCGCGCCCGGAAGCGGTGATCCCTCGCTGCCCCGGACACAGGGCGGGGCACCCGGCAACTCCCTGCCCGAGACGCAGGCAGGGGTGCCTGCGGGCCCGGGTGCCGCACCGGCCGGTGGGCCGGCCGCCCCCTCCGCTCCCGCCGGGGCGACGCCGTGGGCGGGGACGGACACCAATGCCGACGCCGGAGACGATCGTTCCGTGCCACTGCCCGCGACCGTGTTCGCGCCGCCGCTGAGCGGTTCCGACGACGAGTCGGTACCGCCGGTGTCCGCGCCCGACGCCAAGACGGCGTTGATCTCGGGCGGCAGCAGGCTCCCGCCGACGGCGGTCTCGCCCGCGCTGGACCCCTCGGGGCGGCCGGGTGGTGCGGGGACGGGGAACACTCCGCCTCCCGCGGCCCCTCCTGCTCCCGCGGCTCCTGCGCCGTCCGGTCCGTCCGGTTCTTCGTACGGTTATCCGCAGGGGCCGGGCGCACCCGGTGGTCCGGGCACGCCGCCCCCGCCCGGCGGGTCCTCCTACGGTCATCCGCAGGGTGCGGGTGTGGGGGCGGGCGCTCCGCCACCGCCGGCCGGTCCGGTCGCGCCGGCGCGCCCGCTCGCGCCGAACGCCGGCGACATCGCCGACGCCGCGACCAGCAAGGCGGCGCCGCCTCCGCGTCGTAACCGGGGTGGAGGGGCGCAGCCGCCGCCTCCGCCGGGCGCTCCCGGTGCGCCGGGCGCGCGGCCGGGGAATCCACCTGTGCCGCCGCCTCCCGGCCCCGGTGCGCCCGGTGCTCCGGCGGGCGGTTACGTGCCCACGCAGCTCGTGTCGGCACTCGGCGCCGACGGTCTCGCGGGCCCGGGCGGGCCCGGTGCGGCGGGCGCTCCGCAGCCTCCCGGTGCTCCTGGCGCTCCCGGTGTGCCGGGCGCGCCCGCCGGGCCGAACCCGCCGGAGGGTACGCCTCCCGGCGGCGTCCACCATGCCGCCACGATGCTTGCCGACCCCGGTCGAATGGGACCGGGCGCGCCGCAGCCTCCGAGCGCCCCCGGTGCCGGTGGTGCTCAGGGCGCTCCCGGTGGGCCCGGCGGACAGGGCGAGCCGGGCGCTGTTCACCACGCGCGGACCATGTTCGCCGGTCCCCCGGCGGGTGGCCCCGGTGCGCCTCCGCCGCCGCAGGCCCCCGGTGCTCCCGGCGGCCCCGGTTTCCCCGGTGCTCCCGGGGCGCCCGGCGTGCCCGCGCCTCCCGGTTTCCCGGGCGCCCCGGGCATGGCTCCGGGCGCTCCCGGTATGGCGCCGGGCGGGGCCCGGCCGCCGATGCCGCCGCCCGGCGGACCGGTGCCCGGGCAGCCGCCCGCGTACGGGTATCCGCAGCAGCAGGGGCTGCCGACGGTCGGCCCGGGCTACCAGGCCGTGCTGCGCTACCGCGCGCAGGACGGCTCGGAGCAGCAGCTGATCCGGCGCTCGGCCCCGGGTACGCCGCACCCGGAGTGGCAGATCTTCCACGAGCTGCGGGCGATGAACGTGCCGCCGGACCAGGTGCTGGAGCTGCACACGGAGCTGGAGTCGTGCGAGCTGCCGGGCGCGTACTGCGCGCGGATGCTCCGCGAGCAGTGGCCGCAGGCGCGGATCACGAGCATCGCGCCGTACGGCACGGATCACGCGAGCCGGCAGCAGGGCATGCAGCAGTTGCTGGCGCATCAGGGCGAACTTCACCAGGTGGCGGACGGGCCGGCGCGTCCGGCGCCCGTTCGTGCGCCGTTGCCGCCGGTGCAGGCGTCGCCGCCGGTTCCGCCGGAGGCGATCGGGCAGGAGCTGGCGGCGGTCTTCGGGCCGGCGGTGTTCCGCTTCGAGCAGGCCGCGGTGTCCCGGCAGGGAGTGCCTCCGGTCGTGGCGCACACGCTGGTGGTGGCGGGTCTGCCGGCGGACATGGGGCCGTTCTTCTGGGCGCAGGCCCAGCCGGGCAGGCCGGTGCCGACACTGGCTGAACTGGCTGCCGAACGGGGTGTGCAGCCTGCGTCGGACGCGGGCTCGTACCTCGTCATGGGCACCGACTTCGGCAAGGCGATCTGTGTGCAGTACGGGACGGCGAACATCGTCGCGGTGCCCGTGGAGGCGGGGCCGGGCGGTGCGCCCGTACCGCCGCAGTTCGTGAACACCGGGCTGCCGGAGTTCGCGCGCTGTCTGGCGCTGCTCGGGCGGATGTGGCGGCTGCGGTTCGGTCTGAACCAGGAGCAGGCGGGCCGCTGGACGGTCGACTTCCAGGCCCAGTTGGCCTCGCTCGACCCGGCGGCGCTCGGTTCGCCCGAGAGCTGGTGGTCGGTGCTGCTGGAGCAGATGTGGGACGGCCTGCTGTGACACGTTCGCCGCGCTGACACCCTGTGTGTCGAGGGCCGGGCCGGGTTGTATGACCGGGCCCGGCCTTTTGTGTACTCAAGTGCCCATGACGTGCGCACGGAGTGTCGCTTTATGAACGCTTAAGCCTGATACATCAAGATATGCCCGAAGTATTCATTTCGCGGCTGTCTGGTGGAGAGGGGCTACAGGATGAGCAGTGCACGGGTGTCACCACCGGGGTTCGTGACCGTTCTCGGGCGCGGCTATCGGCCCAAAGAGGTCGACACGTATACCGCCTCGCTCTCCGCCGAACGCGACGCCGCCTGGGAGAGGGTGGCCCGGCTCACCGTGCTCGCCAAGGAGATGGCGGTGGAGGCCGAGCGGTTGCGTGAGGCCGTGAAAGGGATCGGGCCGCAGGCGTACGGCGCCCTCGGGGAGCGCGCACGGCGCGTGTTCCAGCTCGTGCAGGAAGAGGCGGCGGAAGTGCGCGAGCACGCCCGCTCCGAAGCCCAGGAACAGGTCGCGCAAGCCGAGGCGCGCGCTGCCGCCGTGCGCAGTGTGGCGCAGGAACAGGCGGACGCGATCCGGACGGAGGCCAAGGAATACGCCCATCGGCGGCTGCTCGCCGCGCGTGCCGAGGCCCACGGGATCCGTGTCGGTGCCCGGCGCAAGGTGAAGGAGTTCCGCGCCGAGGCGCTCGCGGCGCTGCGCGAGGTGCGGCAGGCCACCGCGAGCCTGCTCGTCGATCCGAAGAGGGAGCAGGCCGAGCAGTGGGCCGCGGCGGAGCGCGAGGAGGTCGAGCGCGCCGCCGACCTCGACGCGCACCATGCCCGGTTGATGGCCCGTGCCGAGGAGGCCGTGGCCGAGGCGCAGAGGGAGGTCGCCGAGGCCGGGGAGCTGTCCCGTCGGCGCGACGAGGAGGCACGCGTGCGTGCCGCCCAGATCGTCGCCGAGGCCCGCCTCAAGCAGGGCCGCATCGCACAGGAGACGGAACGGGTGCTGCGCAAACACAGCGAGCGCTCGGACGAGGTGAGGGCGCACATGGACCAGGTGCAGGAAAGCCTGGCGGCGCTTACGGGGCGTGCGGTGGAGCAGTGAACTCGTCGGTGACCCGCCGTGCGGCGCCGGCGGGGCAGGGCGCCGGCAGGCCGAGGGTGTGTACCGGAAGCCGGCGTCGATCGCGTCCCGGGTGACGGCGGGCCGGCCGCAGGAGACGGACGCGTGCACCGAGCGGGTGAACGAGGCGGCATCGGGACCGGCCTCTGCGCGGTGACGGTCCAGCGGTCACCGAGTTCCGGGAGGGTCTGTCCGGGGCGGTCAGTGGCGTCGCAGTGACGGGTCCAGCAGCGCGGGGGGCGTGTCGAACTTCTCGTGCGGGGCCAGGTCGGTACCCGGGGCGACGACGGCGTCGATCGCGTCCAGCACGTCGGCGGAGAGCACGGTGTCCGCGGCGGCGAGCTGTGCGCGCAGGTGGTCCGGCGTGCGGGGGCCGATGAGCGCGCTGGTCACCGCCGGATGCGCGGTCACGAACCCGAGCGCGAGCTGGATCATGGTCAGGCCCGCCTCGTCGGCTGTGGCGGCGAGCTGTTCGACGGCGTCGAGCCTGGCCCGGTTGGACGGTACGGCGGTGTCGAACCGTTGCGGCATGAACGTCGAACGGCTGGTGGTGACGGGCCTGCCCTGGCGGACCGCGCCCGACAGCCAGCCCGAGGCCAGCGGGCTCCACGCCAGCACACCGAGCCCGTACTCCTCGGTCACGGGCAGGACGTGGGTCTCGATGCCGCGTTGCAGGATCGAGTAGCTGGGCTGCTCGGTGACGTAGCGGCTCAGACGGTGCTCGCGGGCGGCCCACTGGGCCTGCACGATGCGGTGGGCCGGGAAGGTCGACGAGCCGAAGTAGCGGATCTTTCCGGCGCGTTGCAGGTCGGTCAGGGCGGACAGGGTCTCCTCGTCGCCGGTGCTCGGGTCCCAGCGGTGGATCTGGTAGAGATCGACGTGGTCGACGCCGAGCCGGCGCAGGC
This Streptomyces sp. NBC_00377 DNA region includes the following protein-coding sequences:
- a CDS encoding 50S ribosomal protein L25/general stress protein Ctc translates to MAEVKLAAETRTEFGKGAARRIRRASKVPAVVYGHGADPVHITLPGHELQLALRTPNVLLSLDIDGKTQLAIPKAVQRDAIKGFLDHVDLLLVKRGEKVNVEVFVHTEGELAPGAYLLEHVLSTLTVEAEATHIPESVTVSIEGLEAGASILAKDIPLPKGTTLAIDEDAVVLQILAAQAEEAPADAEAESTEA
- a CDS encoding ribose-phosphate diphosphokinase, with the translated sequence MTGIKTTGEKKMMFFSGRAHPELAEEVAHQLGVGVVPTKAFDFANGEIYVRYQESARGADCFLIQSHTAPINKWIMEQLIMIDALKRASARSITVIVPFYGYARQDKKHRGREPISARLIADLMKTAGAHRILTVDLHTDQIQGFFDGPVDHLFALPLLADYVGSKVDREKLTVVSPDAGRVRVADRWCDRLGAPLAIVHKRRDKDVANQVTVHEVVGEVKGRVCVLVDDMIDTGGTICAAADALFAHGAEDVIVTATHGVLSGPAADRLKNSKVSEFIFTNTLPTPGELEVDKITVLSIAPTIANAVREVFQDGSVTSLFDEQ
- the glmU gene encoding bifunctional UDP-N-acetylglucosamine diphosphorylase/glucosamine-1-phosphate N-acetyltransferase GlmU; its protein translation is MSANRPAAVVVLAAGEGTRMKSAIPKVLHEISGRSLVGHVLAAARELDPENLVVVVGHAREKVTAHLSEIDPRVRTAVQEEQNGTGHAVRMGLEQLGGGVDGTVVVVCGDTPLLTGATLVQLAATHHADGNAVTVLTAEVPDATGYGRIVRDDASGAVTAIVEHKDASEAVLAVREINSGVFAFDGQLLADALKKVRTDNSQGEEYLTDVLGILREAGHRVGASVAADHREIAGINNRVQLSEARRILNERLLTAAMLSGVTVIDPATTWVDVTVTFEQDAVVQPGTQLLGATHLGEGAEVGPNSRLKDTVVGAGARVDNTVSDGARIGADAKVGPYAYLRPGTRLGAKGKIGTYVETKNASIGEGTKIPHLSYVGDATIGEYSNIGAASVFVNYDGESKHHTTVGSHCKTGSDNMFVAPVTVGDGAYTAAGSVITKDVPPGSLAVARGQQRNIEGWVARKRPGSAAAKAAEAASRQAEGES
- a CDS encoding sensor histidine kinase; the encoded protein is MTTTGEEDTAARGGPLWWPRRRSAAFDWSLGLVSAVECAVEGVPFARDAGIPPGVGVVFGLLAGSVLVVRRKWPIAVVLVSIAITPAQMGYLMGIVGLYTLAASELPRRIIASLAGMQLVGTLIVTFVRVRQSMDQGRLTIGDWFIPFAAITTSLGLTAPPLLLGLYVGARRRLMESLRERADSLERELQLLAERAEERAEWARGEERTRIAREMHDVVAHRVSLMVVHAAALQAVARKDPEKAVRNAALVGDMGRQALTELREMLGVLRSGGAGERSASAPFVAVGVAAAVVVEEGEGPCLSELDELVGQSAAAGMVVELLVEGEVRPYAPEVEQTAYRVVQEALTNVHKHAGGAKTHVRLAHREGEIAMQVENGAPPESGPASARLPSGGNGLVGMKERVVALGGVFVSGPTEAGGFRVSAVIPAS
- a CDS encoding SUKH-3 domain-containing protein, giving the protein MHPDRTSTTRFPVPVDAALRAAGWQPGRWDIKQAEIWADTLREHTSPAGHRHAVFPAAVEAWAEFGGLTITPAGPGRQVAPTTLHLDPLHGLHLARTLVDLGRALDTDVAPLGAETDSQGLLAIDAEGRVYALDHTGDWYLGPDIDQALGALTAGIEPVRLTAD
- a CDS encoding YwqJ-related putative deaminase, coding for MNATQTGSHTGRSESLRTGGTAAYESGPAGDPRTGPSGDPRIGWSATEAPHAPTLRHRRDGILPTVAAALSVRGATLTSTAARGDQPPSLHPLVQDFLDTLTSAQRDRFTGRCAEALLISRHLTAADAARSRRAARRPMTNGEARKTLKQAKLTTRRIREDGDPLHGSFATPCRACTALSAHFGVRIVEPSPTDD
- a CDS encoding SMI1/KNR4 family protein yields the protein MTTGRLGQQAAPPNAAYAGQVVHFPDPVRAARHPRGVRMDERGFPDFSPYARAAAEIADPPEGFGVDELRLTDYVSANAALAASGHTLWDTVPSVATPHGWTWHHVVGSRRLELVPVEVKALLRHHGGVSSAVVDQSKRGTRPLQETRPAHFGLPKSGVAVTEQQVQGVEEDLGYRLPGAYRSFLKAAGGCAPVGAALDAELGLLVDQPFFTVRDEAAVNDLVYVNKCLRDHLTKDYLGVGFVQGGLLAVKVRGERAGSVWFCAYDDVRDVDPGWSPAQRMERLLLPCGEDFDVFLSRLAGNPPELATVANLMVDGGFARAVPVAAASSASAAGE
- a CDS encoding SUKH-4 family immunity protein → MVTFAQAQERAEEWINGDVPAYQHREVRVREFELGFVVWAEDRAEGPRSDGGAQRLVIARDSGEATLWPGVPVGEVIRRYEEEYGRPDGPADAVPAPAARVDLNQTSFLLSPPEWLQEAADKLGIADRRGSGPGNGEASGEAASGNGEAPSDAAPVPGRASGPEAPSGASSASGPASGAGVSSGGAPGSGDPSLPRTQGGAPGNSLPETQAGVPAGPGAAPAGGPAAPSAPAGATPWAGTDTNADAGDDRSVPLPATVFAPPLSGSDDESVPPVSAPDAKTALISGGSRLPPTAVSPALDPSGRPGGAGTGNTPPPAAPPAPAAPAPSGPSGSSYGYPQGPGAPGGPGTPPPPGGSSYGHPQGAGVGAGAPPPPAGPVAPARPLAPNAGDIADAATSKAAPPPRRNRGGGAQPPPPPGAPGAPGARPGNPPVPPPPGPGAPGAPAGGYVPTQLVSALGADGLAGPGGPGAAGAPQPPGAPGAPGVPGAPAGPNPPEGTPPGGVHHAATMLADPGRMGPGAPQPPSAPGAGGAQGAPGGPGGQGEPGAVHHARTMFAGPPAGGPGAPPPPQAPGAPGGPGFPGAPGAPGVPAPPGFPGAPGMAPGAPGMAPGGARPPMPPPGGPVPGQPPAYGYPQQQGLPTVGPGYQAVLRYRAQDGSEQQLIRRSAPGTPHPEWQIFHELRAMNVPPDQVLELHTELESCELPGAYCARMLREQWPQARITSIAPYGTDHASRQQGMQQLLAHQGELHQVADGPARPAPVRAPLPPVQASPPVPPEAIGQELAAVFGPAVFRFEQAAVSRQGVPPVVAHTLVVAGLPADMGPFFWAQAQPGRPVPTLAELAAERGVQPASDAGSYLVMGTDFGKAICVQYGTANIVAVPVEAGPGGAPVPPQFVNTGLPEFARCLALLGRMWRLRFGLNQEQAGRWTVDFQAQLASLDPAALGSPESWWSVLLEQMWDGLL